The following proteins come from a genomic window of Alphaproteobacteria bacterium:
- the rpoZ gene encoding DNA-directed RNA polymerase subunit omega has translation MTQITVDDCLRVVQDRFELVLLCGKRAREIAMTVGERHDKDDVAALQEIGSGYLDINDLRQRLLYAIHDIPFMSKEESEELGDLEMYVTDLAGYEAAPADFYNAELEDTEENKLRVDDHSSS, from the coding sequence ATGACACAAATTACCGTTGATGATTGTCTGCGCGTTGTACAAGACAGATTTGAGCTTGTGCTACTTTGCGGAAAACGCGCTAGAGAAATTGCTATGACTGTTGGTGAGCGTCATGACAAAGATGATGTTGCAGCCTTGCAAGAAATTGGTTCAGGATATTTGGATATCAATGACTTAAGACAAAGGTTATTATATGCCATTCATGACATTCCATTTATGTCAAAAGAAGAGTCCGAAGAATTAGGTGACTTAGAAATGTACGTGACTGATTTAGCTGGATATGAAGCAGCGCCTGCAGACTTTTATAATGCAGAGCTTGAAGACACCGAAGAGAACAAGCTTCGCGTTGATGATCACAGCAGTTCTTAG
- the map gene encoding type I methionyl aminopeptidase, which produces MSNITIHTKDDFKGMRKAGKLASQVLDYIEPYVKEGVTTLELNDLCHNFIIEHKAIPAPLNYKGFPKSICTSLNHVICHGIPGDRKLQKGDILNIDVTVILDGWYGDTSRMYTVGKPSLLAKRLMDTTYECLMRAIDMVKPGVHLGDIGHAIQTLAESKNFSVVRDFCGHGIGQVFHAPPSVLHFGRPGEGEMLEEGMFFTIEPMINAGKYHAKVLADGWTAVTRDSSLSAQYEHTMGVTKDGVEVFTVS; this is translated from the coding sequence ATGAGCAACATCACTATTCACACAAAAGACGATTTTAAAGGTATGCGCAAAGCAGGTAAGCTTGCATCGCAAGTTCTTGATTATATTGAGCCCTATGTGAAAGAAGGTGTAACAACGCTTGAATTAAATGATTTATGTCATAATTTTATTATTGAACATAAGGCGATTCCTGCGCCTTTAAATTATAAAGGATTTCCAAAATCTATCTGTACATCTTTGAATCATGTGATTTGTCATGGAATTCCTGGAGATCGTAAATTGCAAAAAGGTGACATTTTGAATATCGATGTTACGGTGATTTTAGATGGATGGTATGGTGATACAAGTCGTATGTATACAGTTGGAAAGCCGTCACTTTTAGCAAAGCGCTTAATGGATACAACCTATGAATGTCTCATGCGTGCCATTGATATGGTTAAGCCAGGTGTGCATTTGGGTGATATTGGGCATGCCATCCAGACACTTGCAGAGTCTAAAAATTTCTCCGTTGTACGCGATTTTTGTGGCCATGGTATTGGTCAAGTTTTTCATGCCCCACCCTCCGTTTTGCATTTTGGTCGCCCTGGAGAAGGTGAGATGTTGGAAGAGGGTATGTTTTTCACGATCGAGCCTATGATTAACGCAGGTAAATACCATGCCAAAGTTCTGGCTGATGGGTGGACAGCGGTTACTCGGGATTCATCTTTGTCTGCTCAGTATGAACACACGATGGGCGTGACGAAGGATGGGGTTGAGGTGTTTACGGTTTCGTAA
- a CDS encoding 4'-phosphopantetheinyl transferase superfamily protein: protein MTFKRELFQEDHSAIPQDDVFLFHENYQNQKGESEQFLRQILKEHFNLENFILERTKTGKPFIQGGPHFNLSHSHNKIVLAVSLNGSVGVDIEYIRPRPKFQKLMQRHFTKEEQEFVGDSLEKFYDLWTQKEALVKCLGKSILSTEFKHHGQINTSYHPIKAENFKGCVCFSHYTKDPI, encoded by the coding sequence TTGACATTTAAGCGGGAACTATTTCAAGAAGATCATTCGGCTATACCTCAGGATGACGTGTTTTTGTTTCACGAGAATTATCAAAATCAAAAAGGTGAATCTGAGCAATTTTTACGTCAGATATTAAAAGAGCATTTTAATCTAGAAAATTTCATATTAGAACGAACAAAAACAGGTAAACCATTTATTCAAGGCGGCCCACATTTCAACCTTAGTCATAGTCATAACAAAATTGTTTTGGCTGTTTCTTTAAATGGATCAGTTGGTGTGGATATTGAGTATATACGACCACGACCCAAATTTCAGAAATTAATGCAGCGGCATTTCACCAAAGAAGAGCAAGAATTTGTTGGCGACTCTCTGGAAAAATTTTACGACTTATGGACACAAAAGGAAGCGCTGGTGAAATGTTTAGGGAAATCAATCTTGTCGACTGAATTCAAACATCATGGACAAATCAACACTTCGTACCATCCTATAAAAGCAGAAAACTTCAAAGGATGCGTTTGTTTCTCTCATTACACAAAGGACCCGATTTAG
- a CDS encoding MFS transporter produces the protein MLESQTTKSKTSPEHQANHKPTVLYMSVAMFLMNASFLMVFSLFPAYLMSLGYSQTNIGILEGVFECLSQLLKFGSGFISDILRKRQALIFLGCGIIFLGRSMIAFSSSFFYILMGRSIDRIGNGVYSIPRDSLISAASSKETRAQSLGFVRSLGQLGSVVGAVIASLLMKRAGFGFRDVFQFAVVPAFIILLIIAFKVKEIPFSQPKTNGKRRFRLSKLKEMGTSFILLMIVNAIFMLGRCNEAFMGTYAIRNFNMAYENVPYIMIVFNISWALFSYPIGVLSDKFGRRKMLLVGIFSMLVSDFFFFYATCLKGFFLGVIFWGMQMGITTNTFTALTADVVDPDVRGTAFGVYYLINAICLFSADAFGGYIADVYGNSYVYFYSFIWGALSFLALMIIMRYRDLTHQN, from the coding sequence ATGCTCGAGAGCCAGACTACGAAGTCTAAAACTTCCCCAGAACACCAAGCGAATCATAAACCGACTGTTCTTTATATGAGCGTTGCGATGTTCTTAATGAATGCATCATTCTTGATGGTGTTCAGTTTATTCCCAGCATACCTCATGTCTCTTGGATACTCTCAAACAAACATTGGTATTCTTGAAGGGGTCTTTGAATGTCTATCTCAATTACTCAAATTCGGCTCTGGATTTATCAGTGATATATTGAGAAAGCGCCAAGCTTTGATTTTCTTAGGTTGTGGTATTATTTTCCTTGGACGTTCTATGATCGCATTTTCCTCCAGCTTTTTTTATATCCTGATGGGTCGATCGATTGATAGAATTGGAAACGGTGTATACTCGATTCCTAGAGATTCCTTGATTTCTGCCGCATCCTCCAAAGAAACACGCGCACAAAGTCTTGGATTTGTGAGAAGTTTAGGACAATTGGGCAGCGTTGTTGGCGCTGTTATTGCTTCGTTACTCATGAAACGTGCAGGATTTGGATTTAGAGATGTGTTCCAATTTGCTGTTGTGCCGGCATTTATCATTTTATTGATCATTGCTTTTAAGGTTAAAGAAATACCATTCAGTCAACCAAAAACAAACGGTAAACGACGATTCCGTTTGTCAAAACTTAAAGAAATGGGAACAAGCTTTATTTTGCTTATGATTGTGAATGCAATTTTCATGCTAGGTCGTTGTAATGAAGCTTTTATGGGAACTTATGCCATCCGCAACTTCAATATGGCATACGAAAATGTTCCATACATTATGATAGTATTTAACATCAGCTGGGCGTTATTTTCTTACCCAATCGGTGTTTTATCTGATAAGTTTGGTAGAAGAAAAATGCTTTTGGTTGGTATTTTTTCTATGCTTGTGTCTGACTTTTTCTTCTTTTATGCGACCTGCTTAAAAGGCTTCTTTTTGGGTGTCATTTTCTGGGGTATGCAAATGGGTATCACAACCAATACGTTCACAGCCCTAACAGCAGATGTGGTTGACCCTGATGTAAGAGGAACAGCGTTTGGTGTATATTACCTCATTAATGCAATTTGCTTATTTAGCGCTGATGCTTTTGGTGGATATATCGCGGATGTGTATGGAAATTCCTATGTTTATTTCTATAGTTTCATCTGGGGCGCTTTATCTTTCCTCGCATTAATGATAATAATGAGATATCGAGATTTAACACACCAGAACTAG